One Arachis hypogaea cultivar Tifrunner chromosome 18, arahy.Tifrunner.gnm2.J5K5, whole genome shotgun sequence genomic window, acaacctcaattaaagacctcatgactttttggtatgactatattttataattgttgattggttagataaaaagcaaagctatagaaagtaagaataaaaagaaaagtagagtgaataaacccagtaaacactgagtgactagagggtaaacacaaaatccagtgagggttcaataactcatcaacatatatctgtacttaatttgctaattattttgcaagtttgtacaatgttttctttcccatctcatttgctgaaatgcttcattatttaagggttggctatacatatacatgactccttgagaatatgaactaacttgactacatgtaagctttatatatgagtgaataatttagagttgcatgatgcatcattcatttaggtagttgcatttacattaggttgcattgcatgacattccatcactttaaccttaattatttaccttgggtttagcatgaggacatgctagtgtttaagtgtggggaggttgataaacccatatttcatgagttcttttgtgcttaacttgagtgatttattcaatcctccacctacttattcatattaactgcatggttttacttttccttccttattatgtcatattgtgaaaaacatgtttttctaagctttaaaaattaattattttaattacctttatttccattcgatgccgtgattagtgtgttgagtagtttcagattttctaaggcagaataacttaaaggatggaaaaggaaacatacaaaaatggaaggagaaagcaaaacggagctttgaaggaaactggtattcacgcgatcgcatggacgacgcgatcgcgtgccagaagcgaagatgcagcaacgcggccgcatgactgacgcgaccgcgcgacataagcagaacgcatacgacgcggacgcatgactgacgcgaccgcgtggcaaggaaaagctccgaatgacgcgaccgcgtgacccacgcggacgcgtgacagaggccacgtatcagaatttacagaatacgcccccagcgatttctgaagccctttttggcccagatccaagtacagacagcatagaccagaggttataaagtgtgggaatgcaacCATTCaagagagagctcgcatattttatttttcaatgatttagatttagttgagagggagatcttctcctctctctcttaggatttaggatttcttctcgctttaagagtgactctcaatccaggttttatatttctttgctttaaacttcccttttactttatttatttatttcagtatccGAGTTGGCTATTTATCTTTATAATTgaatctatgaattcttccatgttacagactgttatttgaattaatgataattgaggtattttcagtttatgattgttctctttgatttaagttaccattgcttcccatctaaggacattttttattattccagcaattttactttttccccttttggtcctggttaagaattcagtaactcaacagttattaaactcaacataattgataatcgttatcttgctaattgagctgaacttaagtaatcccaaccttttcttaggaaataaataggattcaaaggtcaatttaattagtcccttgactttcctttgccctagtaaaggttgaccaagtggagtttagattcaaatttcattatagttgagagagataactacgttggacctccaacttctcttaccttgccaaaagtttgctttacagtatttatttattttaatttccatttactttacttgtcatttaaattacttgcttctcatcttctaaaccccgattacaacctttatagccaacaataagaacatacctcctcgcagttctttgagaagacgacccgaggtttgaatactcggttaacaatttttaaaggggtttgttacctatgacacccaaaacatttgtacgaagggatttttgtcggtttagagactatatctacaacgcgactgtttttatgacattctttactggcaaaaatcctaacgtcacatGCCCATACATTTGtggactcttcaagcttggcgtgccactcctagatcctcaagtggcacgcccaagtgactttctGGAGCTGGCGTGcgacgccttcgataccaagtggaaCGCCATAGTGAAGGTTCCTCCTGGATTGGtgaattggcgtgccacgccccttgactcaagtggcatgcccatagtagctgatgggttaggcgtgccacgcccaacctggcgtgccatgccccttttGTGTtctccattgttgctctctggaacTTTATACTAGCATGTCACGCCCagtctctggcgtgccacgcccacatgcatgcttgaacttctcctctggaatttagtactggcgtgccacgcctagctcctagcgtgccacgccaattcatttttgtggcgtttgcacccaagtggcacgccagtttcacacgcccagcttcttgttgctttcttcccattttgatgtctttttcacctgaaattcagcataaCTCATCtaaaagtagtgtaccataatattcatcaaataatgtatGAATtttactgatcaaatgagatttatactcttttatggtcctctttatacaggaaagaagggtagatgatgcaagtcatcatggTTCAATCTAACAGTATTTGATAATCCTCGTTTATGGgtcttttttttctaaataaaataaaatagtgagAATTTattatctctctctctccaagGATCTAATTGTTTTGCTAAATGATTAACAGACAGTAAACTATAAGAAACCAACCTATGAAGAAGTTATGAGAACCTCCAAGCCTTACTTCCAAGGGAGTGCAATATCTGCCAAGTGCAAGTCGGCAAAATGGTGAACTTTATGGATTCAAAATGTAGTTCAATCCATTTTCTTCACTAATTTTCACTTACAATGAGTTTGGAATACCACTGCCACTATTTGTAAATGGAGGCTAGGTAGAAGCTGCTCATTAGTTGCCTATTACTTTTTgtaataataaagataaatagATCTGCAAGGTGTTTGGAATTTTTATTCCTATTAGCATAATAATGGTGATGAATTTTTATAGTAGAATGTGAACCTGGTTTAATTTAGAATTGTTAATACATGCATAAATTAGATtatttcttataatatttttatatatatcatttttgttGGTTCAATTTGTTCTTGATATTTTGCTCCAGGCTAGTATTGGAATGGATAACTTGAACGCTTAATGCACAAAGTGGAGCAGTTTTAGGTTGATTCTGGTCTTTTACTAAGTATTTAGGCTGATGATCATCTCTATTAGTGTAATTTGATATATTATGAGTAGTTCTAACTTGTattgtttctgtatttttcttcggtttttagttttggaatttgaactcgagatttattttgtatttgagtattagttttttaatgtataaaacaattataataaattatatatgtcactaattattgtttgatttgtcttgtaataaaatTGCATATTATATTtaaggtttggtaataaaaaggattgaaaatttatattgtgtagcaatgaagatcaagtaaggaaaagaatcttttttaatttaacaaggcttttgccacgcttttaaagcgtggctgtataTCTTACTATGGCCACgatttaaaagcgtggccgtatctctcgctattgccacactttaaaagcgtgaccATATCTCTccctttcgccacgctttaaaagcgtggccgtatctctcccTGTcaccacactttaaaagcgtggccgtatctcccacttacagccacgcttttaaaagtacCAATTTGTAAAAAAGCGTGGTGATAGGCTGAAAAAAGCGTGGTAatagagcaaccgccaccctttCAGATGCCACCTTTTCAAAAGTGaggcggtagctcaaaaagcgtggcgaaaagctatcgccacactttttttagcttttcgccacgttttaaaagcgtagcaatagacgtgttttcttgtagtgtgaacAAAAGTATGATATCAAGAGATTGCATATGAAATTATGACGCTAATTAGGTTTGTTCAATATAAAAATCGTGATTATTTACTATGTAtccatcattctcattatcatttcACTAAAGTAACTACTCAAAATTCAGTGAATTAATTTGTTTAACTATATACCATTATTTAAATAGTCATATATGTATGTAGTTCAGTTTTTAAGAGACACCAATAAAGATAAAGCTCTTCACACTAAAAAAATTCCATGCAAAATTTCAACTCAACCTTTTATAAAGATAAAGCAAGTCAAACGAAAAAAATATCAATGCATAACATCTCTATTGCATCCGAATCTAgaaggatttttttttctttacatgaataaaaacagaaatctaaaaaaagataataatttgCCACTAACCTTAAGTACTCCTAATGTACTCCCAATGTAGTAAACTACCATAATCAGTCaactattaaaaaatacataatccAGCCGCATGCAACAACTGATAATGTAGCCCCTATATGCCAATTAATCAAAACACAATTAACAGAAACATAAAACTACATAACATACCTATAGGAGTTGGAGACAAGGCTATGCGATGCTCGGCTTTTCCAATGGAGACTTTCGAAAAATGGAGGCAACTTGAACGAAATGGCTGCTTCATATTTGTCACAATATTAACTACTTGAAAGAAAGCAAACACCAAGTATGCAAAATAGCAATTCAAATCACGGTTGAATAGATAAAAAATCAGGAGAACCATAACACATCCAAAAAATCATAGCTACTTATCACGGTTTGACTTAGCCTTGTGTCCTATTGGCTGATTTTGATGCTTAATCACAATGCACCCAAATAAGTTCATagcattttttttcaattgattaaaaaaaaaaaccagctcAATACACGTTGATATGCACCGCATACGTgagaataaaatattcataaaaaatgggaaattgaaattttgataaaAGGCTTTTTATAAATGGATTGTCATATTAGAAAGCATCCACGAAGTACACACCAAATTCCATTGAAGAGTTAAGACAGAAATTTTGAATGGTGCCTTGCCATATCCATAATCAATTAAGAGGAAATACTTTCTgccaaaataaaaaccaaaaaattaaaaactccaCCTAACACCCAGTATCAAGATTCAAGAGTAATATATACTATAACCTATAATCAAAACATGTCATTCACATTGCAAAACTAGTCTGTTATACCATATTTACATAGTGACTCCACAATCCCGATTAACAAAGATTCCAGAAGAAGAATGATTAGCATCAGAACCGAATGAGATTATTAATAATGAGCAAAGAGAGAAGTCACAATACGACAAACACAACGAAGACAGTGATCAAAAGTATGATAATGTAACATACAGAACATGATCAAGCGCACTTTGCAAAATGGAAAACAGTTCTAATGGCCGCAACAGTTCGAAAAAAAAACGATTCAATGAGTTTCAATAGACAGAAAAATCATTCAGATAATGTAAGTCCAAAGCCCATAAAGAGAAAACGAGCGAGCGAGCGAGAAAAGCGTTTTACTTACCGTAGAAAACCGTGAATGAATGCATATATAGGGAAGATGAGAGTGTGAGATTGAGAATTGAGAAGTGCGTTGAAACCATTGGGTGCGAAAATCGCGCGGAAGATAAAGGGATTAGATGACGAAACGTGTTTCGGTGTGTTAGCGAAGAAGAGAAGCgccggaaaacaaaaaaaaacccctTTTCTGATACCTTCCCTTCATCTCTACCCCCAAAACGTcatctttttcaagcttttccCTTTTCCCTTTTTCGAAACCCATCAACGTGATATAAAGATGAAAACTTTCATCGTTAACATCCACTCTAACGACATGCAACAACAGCTAATGTAGTCCCAATATGTCAATTAATGGAAACATGAAACTAAATAACATACCTATAGAAATCAACGACAAGGCTATGGAATGCTCCTATGAAGAAGCTGCTGGGTTACTCCTCTCTGCGTCTTTTCCTTTTCCTCGGTTGTGGGATTATGGATGGAATGAAATGGGGAGAAAAGTCTTGATCTTTAGCTCGGGTTAATATCGTAGTGTATTCGGATGTTAATCCACTGCACTGAAATTGCATTTAAATGGAATTAAATGTATATGAGAGATTTTTAGGAATTTGATTGAGAGAAAACTGAAATTAATTTTGGGAATGGAATTAATTACTCGAAGAATGGGAAAGAAGGTAGAGTGATAAGTATATTATTGATAAGCAAGTGTACTCCACTCACTTATCATGAAACTGACGTTTATTTTGTATTATATCTATAGTATACATTATCTTTTGGCTACCTAACACTACCCAATTAATTATTGCTGTGGTGCCTATAACTAAGTTGCTCAATGCAAATATAAACGAGTGAGCTCTATTTTTTCTCATCACTACAAATGAGTCTTATCTAGACAAGttagacaaaaatttaaaaaacaccgTAGAATCTCCCATATATAAAAGTCCGCTAACAAGCTAAAACCTCCATTTTcgatattaattaacatatgttctCTTACACAAAcacactaatatatatatatatgttataaagTATATATCTAATGACTGCTcctcaaataaactaagatatatatatatatacatatatatatgaatttacaAGCTAGGGGTATCAACAGTGAATTTGAGAACAGATCCAAGCTCATCCCAGTCATCATCAAATGCAAACAAATCGTTCATCGCAGAAGGATTAATCCACATGTTAGAAGCTGGAGCCGTCATtagctgatgatgatgatgatattgttgttgttgttgctgtggcACAGTAGTAGCCACCGCTGAAGAAGGGTGATAGTTcaactgatgatgatgatgatgattgctATTGTTCCTTTGGATTTGATCAGTGTTGTTATTGCATGCTGTGTAGTTAGTCACTGGCTTCTGTTCAttttgatgacgatgatgatggtaATGGTGATGGCCAATGATTGTTGCACCAAAGTTGATGTAAGATTCTTGATGTTGATTAATATTGTTATTATTGGATTGAACAACATGGGTTCTAGTGGTTTTGTGCTTGTTACTATTAGCTGTTACTAAATGTGATCTCAAGTCTACTGTGTGCTTCCTTTGTGACACATTTCGCTTGAATATTCTACACAATGTCCAGATTTCCTGCATCCATCACAAGCTTATTATTTGTTAACTCAGAAATCAAATACTACTATTAACTATGAAAGTAAGTTGTCAAGAattgaaatattattattattattgtattacTTGGGTTTGCTATATTACATGGTAAGAGGGAAATATATTACTAATGTTTTCTTTTTATGAAAgaacttatatatatacatagaagACTACGAGTATATTGCAAATAAGGTTAAGTGAGAGCATGCgtataaaagaataataatatatataaaattaaacctATGATGGAAGgaaaatgtttatttttttcCGTGTCAAAAAAGGAAAatgtttttcttaatttaaaCTACATATAGTATTTATATATGAACATTAAGTGTACAAGACTATCTATTACTGAATACCTAATCATAATTGCGACGGAAATATTCACATGGAGTTTAATGTAATAATCATAATGATCATAACAATAATTGTGCCTGCGAATTGCAATCACAGATTGAATCACAACTATAATAATTTAAAACCATTTATCTAATTAAGTTACTTACAGCTTCTTGGGCAACATCGGCAttgttgatattattattattcttgttgTTGGCAAGTAGGCTTGTGTTGTTTTCGGTTGTGGCAGAAGGGAGGCGAAACTCGTGCATCATCCAATCAGTCTTGGTACCTTTACCGGCGCTGCCGCGGTAGTAGACAAGCGTCTTCTTGAGTCCAATGCAGTCGGTTCCTTCGCCTCCATGGGAGTATACCGGCTTGTCTATCCCGGTTGCTTTCCAGAAGCCGGAACTGGTGACTCTGTTAGGCCTTATGCTGTTCCTATACTTCCTCCCTCTCTTGCAAAAGAAGTAACCTTCCTTCTCTCCTCCACTTCCACTCGCTTCTAATTAACCAAATTCAATAGTGTTAGCAACATACATATGTATGTAAAGTAGTTACTAACAATGGAAAGGAAAATGTTtgtttttttctatatttattcTGTCTATTAGTTTATATATAATAATGGATTAATAATCATTAGAGAGGGAAAGAAATTCTATATGatatattcaccatgcatgctaagtgcgATTCTGTTTATTCCTAAATCAAAAGGTTGATAAATCATACTCTATGTACAATTAATTTCCTGTAAAATATTGCGGCTATACCTCATAATTCTACTAATTATATCTTAATAATCAAACTGGGTTTATGCATTTAGTGCTATCATTTAATAATTTTCACTTCCTAATATAGACTTTGGATCACTAGCTACTAATTAGTTAATTAACCCAAGGTAGGCtaagaaataatatattatattataattaagtaACTGAGTAATAAAAATGTTCGATAAAGAACAAAAATcagtttaaataaaataagtttacaTTATTGTTTTATTAATATTACTGATTCAGTAATTGTGTTTAGATGAAACCCTGCTATTAGTTACTCgtaataataattaaatcttaatgGGAGAAAATGATATtcttgaatttaaagaggaatactaattaaaaaagaaaagaataaatacATACTTGGAAGATCCCAAGGATCATACTTGTAGATATCAATCTGTTTGATGAGTTCGATGCTGATTGGTTTCTTGTCAAGCTTCCTCTTTAGATAGAAACTCACAAGTTCTTCATCTGTTGGGTGGAATCTAAACCCTGGAAGTGGAACATCATCCTCTTCCTCCATTACTGATGATGCATATGAATCATCCTTCATCATCAAATCTTCATTGACCCCCATATATAAcaattataataacaataatgataaCAATGATGTTCTcttatttattctttttgtgttgtgtgtgtgtgtgtgttttttctttctctctaagGAAGATGAAGAAGCTAGTAAGGGATATTATTAGAAGACAAAAACGGTTAATAAGGTTTGTGGCACAATTTTTCAACGAAGTGGAGAGGAACCTTAGcttcttttatattattatagagAGTCGTGGAATGGATGaagattgttattattatttattttggtatGATTTTTGATGAATTGAAGCTTATAAGGTCAAGTCATGAGGTTTGACTTGTTGTGGCCATATGTGATGATTTTTGCTGATGGTGGACTTGTTCTATATAtggtattatatattgttagtttAAAGTCACCATTTGAGACTTAAGATATGTGGGTTTTTGTTAATGCATATATACAAAAAAGGGTGGAATTATTCCTTTCAAATATATACTTTTCTTCCTATCTATCTGTCTCTATTTTCTCTCTCTGATCTTTGTAGAAGCTACTATACCAATAATTGTTGTTCGAATTCTTGGGTTGAAGTCTTGAAccataataaattatatacaCACCTGTCCTATCAAACATGACAAATTATGCTGCTATCTACCCCaagcatatatttatttatttatattaaagtaCATACAAGAGGAAAACTAAAGCTCTGTGTTTATAAAGTAATAATCTGATAAAATCATATATAGTAATTCACAAATAATTATTAACTTCTGATTATAACTGTAAATTAACTTCAAAGGCTGCATTCAAAAAGAAAACTGAAACTAAAAGACTAAAACTGCGAAACAGAGATTGAGAGACAAAAACTAAATTAAGTCTCTGTATAATGagtaaatttagaatttaaaaagttaaataagtatttttaaaaagagatattttaaaattttagttttcattctcaAAAATTTCAGTTCTTTGTGTTCCActttctgaaagtacgaattaaaatgattgaaattttgtgttttaagaccaaaattttagttttaggCTCTGTCCACCAAAGACAATATTAAATCTCAGTTCCTCAATCTCTCTCAATTTCTGAAAATAAAtgctattaaaatatttattatacttATAATTtcgcttttaaaattttattaaatcaattttcataatcttttcaaacaaaatattttattttaacgaAAGAAAAACAACTTCTGCTAGAAAAGGAACACAAAAAGCAAAAAGTTATTTTACAGGCGTTTCCAAATACATTCAAAAGAGGCTGGGTTGAGTTATATATTGACTTATCAtgataattttgaattttcatttatAAATTAAACGCGAATATATAGTATATGTCACgtgcataacaaaaaaaaaaaactaaatgttaatttaattttaatgaaataTTATTAAGgtgtaaaaattttatatattttcagaactatttttaaatatttttttatgagtaaATAATCAAAATGGTTCCTAAAAGATAACGTAATCtccaatttagtttttaaaagattttttttaatcaaataatgcATCCCCAAAAGATTTTCAGCTAGTCACGTTAGTCTTTCCATCAACTCTCTCATTAATACCGTTAACGAAAGCTAACATGGCACGTTAAGAATACACGTCAGCTATAAAACAAAGCCGTTTTAAGTGTGTGAGAAGTCATCATTGAAATAGCacctgatgtgtgagcatcttgtaccctttTCCCCTTATTTTCTAGTCGTTTTCAGTTAGAATTTagtaagttttattatattttagtgttaaaatcctctttggatgctac contains:
- the LOC112773319 gene encoding putative NAC domain-containing protein 94 isoform X1; this translates as MGVNEDLMMKDDSYASSVMEEEDDVPLPGFRFHPTDEELVSFYLKRKLDKKPISIELIKQIDIYKYDPWDLPKASGSGGEKEGYFFCKRGRKYRNSIRPNRVTSSGFWKATGIDKPVYSHGGEGTDCIGLKKTLVYYRGSAGKGTKTDWMMHEFRLPSATTENNTSLLANNKNNNNINNADVAQEAEIWTLCRIFKRNVSQRKHTVDLRSHLVTANSNKHKTTRTHVVQSNNNNINQHQESYINFGATIIGHHHYHHHRHQNEQKPVTNYTACNNNTDQIQRNNSNHHHHHQLNYHPSSAVATTVPQQQQQQYHHHHQLMTAPASNMWINPSAMNDLFAFDDDWDELGSVLKFTVDTPSL
- the LOC112773319 gene encoding putative NAC domain-containing protein 94 isoform X2, with the translated sequence MGVNEDLMMKDDSYASSVMEEEDDVPLPGFRFHPTDEELVSFYLKRKLDKKPISIELIKQIDIYKYDPWDLPTSGSGGEKEGYFFCKRGRKYRNSIRPNRVTSSGFWKATGIDKPVYSHGGEGTDCIGLKKTLVYYRGSAGKGTKTDWMMHEFRLPSATTENNTSLLANNKNNNNINNADVAQEAEIWTLCRIFKRNVSQRKHTVDLRSHLVTANSNKHKTTRTHVVQSNNNNINQHQESYINFGATIIGHHHYHHHRHQNEQKPVTNYTACNNNTDQIQRNNSNHHHHHQLNYHPSSAVATTVPQQQQQQYHHHHQLMTAPASNMWINPSAMNDLFAFDDDWDELGSVLKFTVDTPSL